CGGCACGCAGGCGCTGACGTCATTCACATTCAATACCAATCCGGCGCGTTCGACATGCATCCCTCGACCAACATGCTGCCGTGGATGCTGCGGAAGTCGTACCCGGTCATAACAACGTTCCACGATCTGCGGCCGCCGTACCTGTTTCCGAAGGCCTCATTCATTCGGCGATTCACGATGTTGCGTATGGCGCGCACGTCGTCACAGGTCGTCGTGACCAATCCATTCGACGCGGGAACGCTGACGAACGCGGGCATCGAGGTTGTCGAAATCCCGATCGGGCCGAATCTGCCGGCACCGGACACCGCAGCAACGCCGGACATGAACGTGGTCGGCTTCTTCGGCTTTCCCAGCCGGGCGAAAGGCATCGTCGAGCTGATTGAGGCAATCGGACTGATCGACTCGCGTCGCCGACCGAACCTGCTGCTCATTGGCGATCTCGGTACGCCATCGCCCAACAATGACCTCGTGGCGCTGGCCGATATCGAGCGGCTGGCAGGACAGAACGAGGTCACCATCAACCAGACCGGCTACCTGTCCGCGCAGGACGCGAGCAACGCACTGGCGAGCGTCGGCGCGATTGCGCTGCCGTTCCAGCGCGGCGCGAGCTTGCGGAGTGGCTCGCTGCTGGCAGCGCTACAGGCCGGGCGGCCCGTCATCGCCACCGCCCCTCCACGAGCTGAGGCGCTTCGCGACCTCGGATCGCTGCCGCAATTGCTCTCGATCCCGCGCGGCGATACCGGCAAACTGTGGGACGCGATCGAGTCGGCGCTCTCGTCACCATTCGCCGCGGTGCCGCTGCCGGAGCGCTTCGACTGGTCGGTGATTGCCAGCGCGCACGGCGATCTGTATCGGTCAGTCATCGACCAGTGGGAACGCGACCGTCGATGACGGCGATCCCCCGACCGGACACTGGGCAACGCACACGTTTGCAAGAGGCGATCGCGGCCCACGCGACACTGCTGCACTACCTTGCGCTCTCCATCATCATCGCGATCGGTGCGTGGTTGCGGCTGACCGGACTCCGTCGGCAAAGCCTCTGGTTCGACGAAGTCGACGTTGTGGTGCGCGCCCAGCGACCGTTCGATCAGGTGATCCATACTTTCGTTGCTGCCGGGGAGAACGGACCGGTCTACAACCTGATGCTGGCGATCTGGATTCGGGTCGCCGGAATCTCGGAAATCGCTGTGCGATTTCCGTCGGCTGTTGCGGGAGTCCTGACGATCCCGTTGCTGTACATCCTCGCCCGTCGAGTAGCCGGGAACCGCGCCGGTTTGCTGGCAGCCGGCCTCCTCGCCATCTCGCCGTATCATCTCTGGTACTCGCAGGAAGCGAAGATGTACACGCTCGTCGTGCTGGCGGCGGTGGCGTCGAGCCTCTTGCTGGTTGAGGCACTCGCCCGCAACCGCGCACTCTGGTGGATCGGCTACGTTCTGGCGACGACCGCGATGTTCTACCTCCACGTCGCGACCGTGCTGGTGTTCGTCGGTCAGTCGCTCTACGTCGTGCTGAACCGTCGCCAGTGGCGCGGACGCGAGCGCGGCTGGCTGCTGGCAGCGGCGGCGCTAACGCTGCCGTATCTGCCGATCGCCGTCTGGGCCATGCGTGTCGTAGGAGGCGGTGCCCCGACCTGGCAGCCGACCGTCGGTATCTGGGACGCCATCAGCATCCTCAGCATCAAGATGGCGGTGAACAGATCGACGACAGACGTTGAGCGCTGGGGCGCGGCGCTGTACGCCCTGCTGGCCATCAGCGGCGTCTACGTGCTCTGGCGCAGACGCCAGCCGCAGCGCTGGTGGCTGCTCGTTGGATTGCTCGTCGTCGTCCCGATCGTGGGACTCTGGGCAGTGTCGCTGCGGCAATCGGTCTTCTCCGACCGCTATGCAATCGTCGCTCTGCCCGCTTACCTCATTCTGGTCGCGGCAGCAGTGGCGGCCACGCTGGCATCCAGACGCGGCTGGGTGCTTGGCGTGCTGGCGGTGTTCGCACTTGTGACGTTCGCCTGGCAACCGATCCGCGACGTGAACCGGACCTACTCGGCAGTGAAAGAGGACTGGCGCTCAGCCTACGCCGACATCGCCCGGCGCGGTGAACCGGGTGACGTCATCATTGTCCACCCCGGCTACATACTCACGACGCTCGACTACTACTCCCAACGTGAGCCGCTCCTGAAGCAGTATCCGGTAGCCACGATCCCGACCTTCAAGGTCAAGTGGTTGACTCGTGACCTGATGATCCAGCAGATTCACGATCAGGTAGCGGGCGCGCAACGCATCTGGTTCGTGCAGTCTACAGACCGCATACCCGCCGAAGACCCGGACGACACCCTGAGATCATGGCTGATGTCGACCGGAACCGTTCTGTACGACCACAAGGTGACGGGCGTCCGCGTCACCCTGTTTGAGATGCCGGAAGGCTGGTAGCGCTGACCTGTCGTCGTGCCCAATGGTCACGACTACGTCCGATGTCGCCCCTTTTCAATCACACGCATCTGTGGCTTACTCCTGTACGTACACGTACGTACGCTTCTTGAAGGGGGTCCGCGGCGGATGCGGGGCATTGTCGTTAGCTTGGTAGTGTTCCTGATTGTCACAGGAGCGTTGCTCTATCGCACCTCGGCGCAGGGCAATGACACTGCGATCGCAACACCGACGACTCCGGCGCTGGTCGCAATCCCAACGAACACACCTGCTACCTCGGCGGCGACACCAACCGCTCGTCGCAGCCTGAGCCAGACGCAGGTTGAGCGGCTTCCGTCGACCGCAACGGCGACAACACAGATTGAGACAGAGCCGACGCCGGAGCCGACAGAGGCCGCTCCCGTTCAGGAAATCGCCACAGTCGTCCAGAGTGATGAGCCTGCAGACGACATCATCGAGGCCGACTTTGAAGAAGCGGACGTCGTGGAAGACGAAGTCGACGAGTCGGACGAGAGCAGCGATCTGCATCTGGCGGGTGCCGCGACTGCGGACGACGCGCTCCACTCTGGCATCTGGGCAGACGCGATTCACACGATCGACGGCGGTGTGATGGCGATGGTCCTGCCGGAATCAGCCAATGTGCGCTCAGCGCCAACAACCGATGCACCGGTTGTCACCGAGCTGCTCGCCGGGTGGCCGATCACGCTTTACGGTGCCGAGATCGGAGAAATGGCCAGCGGAACAGACGTCTGGTACCGAACCTGGTCGGGGAGCTACCTGTCGGCAGCGACGGTGGGGCCATTTGTAGCACCGACACCGGACGAGACGTACTCTGGTCACTGGGTAGATGTCGATCTGACGACCAATTACGCAATCGCCTATGTCGACTCGACACCGGTGTACGCGGCAATCACGATCACCGGCAAGCCGGGCTTCGAGACGCCGACCGGCACCTACACGATTTTTCGCCGCGTCGAGTCGGACACGCTCGACAGCTCAACGACCGGCATCGCCGCCGGAGATGCCGAGTCGTATCTGATTTCGGATGTGCCGCACGTCCAGTACTTCGCCGATGGCGGGTTCGCGCTGCACGCCAATTACTGGAGCGATCCGTGGGAGTATGGGTATGACCGGAGTCACGGCTGCGTCAACCTGATGCCCGAGGATGCCGCCTGGTTCTGGAACTTCCTCTCGATCGGCTCGGCAGTCTCAATCCACTACTAGCCGATCTGCATCCGCACCAGCATCTGGCGCAGGATCTGCAGGAGCAGGATGGCGAAGATCGGCGAGATGTCGATCATGCCAATACGCGGAACGACCGACCGGATCGGGCCAACGATCGGTTCAGTTAGTTCATTGAGAAAGCGCGAAATAGGGTTCGTACCCTGTGGATCTACCCAGGAAATCAGTGCGCGACCGATAATGGCATAGGTCATTATCTGGAGAAACGTCGCCGCAATGTCGAAGATCAGCGCCACAAGCGGCACCTTACTGTAATCAGGCTCAACATAGAGAAGCGTCGGCGGGCAATAGTCCACACCGACACTTGAATCATATCAAGTTGACTGTTACGGAACCGCCGGAGATTTGCAGAAAGCCGCGCTTAGCGCTTCCGCTGCTGTGCAGTGCGGCCCTTCTGGCGTCGGCGGTGACCGGACTTCACGATCTCGCCCTCGAAGCTGTCTTCGAGACGCTGGCGATGGGTGCGGCGCTCGCGATCCAGCTCGTCGTCTTCGACCGCTGCCTGATCCCAGATCAGTTCGGCATCGCCGATGTGAACGGTATCGCCCGGCTCAACGCCGAGCGCTTCGAGCTGGGCGGAAATGCCTGATGCCTCCAGAATGCGCTGGAAGCGATCCGCTGCATCATCACTGGCGAAGTCCGTCATCGCCAGCGTGCGCTCGATCTTGCGGCCGGTAACGGAGTAGTGATGCCGTGACAGGCGCTCAGCCTCCCAGAGGTCCTCGTTTTCCGTTTCGAGTGTGTACACACGTCGGGTCTCCGGCGGAACAAGATCGGCCAACTTCGGAATGTCACGCAGGCGTTCGTAGATCGCGAACATCATTTCCTTGACGCCCTCGCCGGTCACGCCGGAGATCTCGAACACACGCTCAACACGATCATCAAGTGCCTCGTGGAGCAACGGCATGAGCACCTGCGTATCCGGCAGATCGATCTTATTGATCGCCAGAAAGCGTGGCTTATCGCCGAGCTCGTCCGAATAAGCGCGCAGCTCCTGATCGATTATGTCGAAATCCTGAATCGGGTCGCGATCTTCCATGCCGCCCGAACCGTCGATTACATGCAGCAGCAAGCGGGTTCGCTCGACGTGGCGCAGGAACTCGTGACCCAGGCCAACGCCCTCGGCCGCACCCTCGATGAGCCCAGGGATGTCAGCCAGCACGAATGTATCGCCACGGCGTCCACCAACCTCGACCACACCGAGATTTGGCTCCAGCGTCGTAAACGGATAATCGGCGATCTTCGGCTTGGCGGCACTGGCGGCAGCCAGCAACGTGGACTTGCCCGCGTTCGGGAAGCCAACCAGCCCAACGTCCGCGATCAGCTTGAGCTCCAGCCGAATCCAGCGCTCTTCGCCCGGTTCGCCTAGCTCGGAAATCCGCGGCGCCTGCCGCGTGGACGTCGTGAAGTGGGCATTGCCCAGCCCGCCCTTGCCGCCGCGAGCGATGATGAGCTCGTCGTCTGGCTCGATCAGGTCGGCGATCGGTTCGTCGGTCTCATCATCAATGACGATCGTGCCGGCGGGCACGTCAACGTAGACCGTCTCACCAGTCTTGCCATACATGTTCTGATGGCGACCGGCCTGGCCATGCCCGGCGCGGAAGTGCGAGGTGTACTGGAACGGCAGAAGCGTCGCCATTTGCGGATCGACGCGCAGCACGACGTTGCCGCCGCGACCGCCATCACCGCCGTCCGGCCCGCCCATCGGGACGAACTTCTCGCGGCGGAACGACACGACCCCACGGCCGCCGTTCCCTGCCGTCACTCGAATGCGTGCACGATCGACGAGCAACCGTTAGTCTCCTTTAGCGCACTGCTCCAATGTGCGGGCACCTGCCGCAGCAACAAGCCTGCCACAACCGGCCACCCTGCACCTGTCTCTGCTTGTGCGGACGGGCTTACTCCAGATAGTCGCGCAGTTGCCGCGACTTTGTTGGGTGGCGCAGCTTGCGGAGCGCCTTTGCCTCGATCTGCCGGATGCGCTCGCGGGTGACGCCGAACTCTTTGCCGACCTCTTCGAGCGTGCGGCTGCGCCCGTCTTCCAGACCGAACCGCAGCTCCAGCACGCGCCGCTCGCGGTCCGAGAGCTGGCTGAGCACACTCTCCATCTGCTCTTTGAGCATTTGCTGCGAGGCGGCATCAGCAGGGGCTAGCGCCTTCTGGTCCTCGATAAAGTCGCCGAGGTTGGAATCCTCTTCCTCACCGATCGGCATGTCGATTGACACTGGCTCCTGCGAGATCTTCTGGATGTCGCGGACCTTCTCCGGGGTCAGATCCATCTCGCGGGCGATTTCATCCGAGGTCGGCTCGCGACCCAGCTCCTGCTGGAGCCGACGAGAGGTGCGAATCAGCCGGTTGATTGTCTCGACCATGTGAACAGGTATGCGGATCGTCCGCGCCTGATCGGCGATTGCGCGTGTGATCGCCTGCCGAATCCACCAGGTGGCATAGGTCGAGAACTTGAAGCCCTTGTGATGCTGGAACTTTTCGACTGCCCGAATCAGACCGAGATTGCCCTCCTGGACCAGATCGAGCATCGACATGCCACGACCGACATACTTCTTGGCCACGCTGACAACCAACCGCAGATTTGCTTCGGTCAGCTTGCCGCGTGCCAGATCTCCGCGCACGATCATCTGGGAATAGGTCGTGGCGAGCTGCAACGAGGTGGCAGTCAGCAGGACCACCGCCTCCTCCTGATCGAGGGTGGCATCAGACGCTTCGATGCGCTGTTGAACTTCGCGCGGCAGCAGCTCCCATTCGACGCGGCGACGCCGAAGCTCTTCTTCCAACGCATCGGTGGTCATCCCGAAGCCGTCTGCAACCGATTTCAGCAGCGCCTCAGGTAGCTGGGTGACAGGCAGCACGGCTGCCAGCATGCGCGGTTTGGTTGTGGCAGGCTGATCTGGATACGCCTCAGCGAAGAGGACATCAACGAACCGCCAACCCTCGGTGAATGTGAAGAAGATTGACCGAGCGATCTGTTCGGTGGAGCTGTGAATCGTCGAGGCGATGCTCTGCTCTTCGCCATCCACGTTGCCCTCGTGGATCTGATGCGCAACGCGGACAAGATGATCTCGCTGCTCCATTGCTCGCGCGAGGTCAACTTCCTGCTCGGCGGTCAGCAGCGGCACGCGACCGATCTCGCGCAGATACATGCGAACAGGGTCGTCCAGACTGACGCCTGATAGATCGATATCGGCAAGGCGCGTCTCAAACAATGCGTCCAGCGAGTTCGTCGTCTTCTCAACTTCGACCAAGCCGGATTCGGGCGGCGTTGAATCATCCGTGGGCTGGCTCTCGCGCGTGATAGTGATACCCACCTCCGTCAATCGAGTTTCGATGGCGTCAAGGGTTGCGGGGTCAGCGTCCGGATCCATCTCCTTGCTCAGATCATCCCAACTCAGGTGGCCCGCGCTGACGGCCATTGCGACGATCTTCTCGACGAGGTCAGATCGAACGTCAGCGCTGGTCGCCCGCGCATCCTGCGCGGGACGTGATGCCGATCGGTTCTGTGGCGTATTCGGCTTGCGGGGCTCGAAGGATGTCGTCTGGCACGGGTGCTCTCCCTGGGATTACCTGGGGCGGTGCGAATTGAGTGTGACCTTCGGTGTTGTAGTCGGTTCAGTTATGCGGACGCTGGTGGTGGGCCGCCGATGACATCCCGCCGCAGCAGGTCTTCGACCGTCTCACGGCGCTGGACCAACCGACTTTCTCCATGTTCTACGAATACAACGGACGGACGGTACGCCTGGTTGTAATTGCTGGCCATCGCCAGGCAGTAGGCTCCAGCCGCCGGGATCGCCAATCGGTCACCAGGAGCCAGCTTCGGCAGGTCGACTCGCTCGATCAGGATGTCGCCGGATTCGCAGTATTTCCCAGCGATCGTGACCGGGTACAGATCGCCGTCGTTCGGCGCTCCGACGAGTTCCGCAGTATACGCCGCTCCATACAGCGCCGGGCGAATGTTATCCGCCATGCCCCCGTCCACCGACACATAGGTCCGAATGCCGGGGACCTCTTTCCGGGATCCCACAGTATAAAGCGCAACGCCAGCTTGTCCAACGATTGTCCGGCCCGGCTCGATCGTCAGCACCGGCGTGGGCAGCCCGAGCTGCACTACGCACTCGCGGGCGCAGGCACCGATTGCAGCGGTGTACTCCTCAACGAGTGAGTCCGGATCTTCCAATTCATAGGGGATGCCGAGGCCGCCGCCGGGGCTCATCTCTTCGATCTCGATGCCATGCTCGTCGCGCATTTGCGCGCCGAAGGCAAACAGCGTCTCAACCGTGTCGACGAACGGGTCGATCTCGAAAATCTGCGAACCAACGTGGGCATGGAAGCCGTTCAGCTTCAGTCCGGGGATCGCTGTGATGCGCGCCACGGCCTCGGCGGCTTGCCCATTCTCGATTCCCAGCCCGAATTTGGAATCGGGAATTCCCGTCTTGCGATAATCGTGCGTGTGAACATCGATGCCGGGATTGACCCGAATCAGCACCGCCTGCGGTGTCGCGCGATTGCTGGTCAGCTCCGCCAGCCATGCAATCTCGTCGAAGTTGTCGATGACGATCGTGTCGATGCCGGATTCCAGAGCGAGCTGCAGCTCATCCGGCGTCTTATTGTTGCCATGGAAGTGGATGCGCTCAGCCGGAAATCCGCAGGCGAGGGCATAGGCAAGCTCACCGCCCGACACGACATCCAGCCACAACCCTTCCTCAGCGATGATCTGGAGCAGCGCATGCGACAGACCGGCCTTGCCGGCGTAGACAACACGAGGGCGATCCCAGGCACGGGCAAACGACTGTGTATAGCGGCGACACTGCTCGCGGATTGTCGCCACGTCGAACACATACAGCGGGGTCCCATATGTCTCGGCGAGCGAGTCCAGCAACACACCGCCAATTGCGAGGCAACCATTCTCATCCCGAGTCGCCGTCGTGGGCCAGAGCATCAATCCCCCTTCGCCGCACCATGCTTGAAACAGCCGGACCGCCATTTCGTCCGGCGGCGGCATCCATCGCCGCCTGCTGCGTTCAATTCTCGCAAAGTGCGCAGCAGTATACCGTCACTTGCGATTTCAGAGCGCTCCGCAGGAGTTTCGTACACTACTGGATGGCGACGACTGCAGAGGGTCGCCGATTCGAGTAGTGAGCGGAGATGCACGATATGGCGGAGGAAACCACTTCCAATACGAGAGTCGAACGCGACTCTCTTGGTGAGCTGAACGTCCCGGCTGAGGCGTATTACGGCGTTCAGACGATGCGCGCTCATACCAACTTCCCAATCAGCGACCTCCGCTTTCCACGGCGCTTCATCCGCGCGCTCGGCGAGATCAAGGGCGCAGCCGCACAGGTGAACAACGACCTCGGACTTGTTGATTCGCACCTGGCTGATGCCATCGTCGCGGCGGCTGCGGAAGTTGCGGACGGCAAGCTGGACGATGAGTTCATCCTCGACATCTTCCAAACCGGCTCGGGCACCTCGACCAACATGAACGCCAACGAAGTCATCGCCTCACGTGCGAATGAGATTCTCGGTGAGCAGCGCAACGGCATCACGCCGGTTCACAAGAACGACCATGTCAACGCCGGGCAGTCGTCGAACGATGTCATTCCGACCGCAATCCATCTCTCGGCACTGGCAGCCATTGTCGAAGATCTGGTGCCCGCCCTCGATCGACTGCACGCGTCGCTGCTGGCCAAGTCGGAAGAGCTGATGCCGATCGTCAAGACTGGCCGAACGCACTTGCAAGACGCGACACCCATCCGCCTCGGTCAGGAGTTTCTCGGCTACGCCGGGCAGATCGAGCGCAGCAAGTCCCGCGCGAATGTGGCGATCAGCGAGCTGCGCGAAGTCGCGCTCGGCGGCACTGCGGTCGGCACCGGCATCAACACACACGCGGAGTTTGCCCAGCGTGTTTGCACGCTCATCACCAAGCAAACTGGCGTCGAGATCGTTGAGTCGACAAATCACTTCCAGGCGCAGAGCACGCTTGATGGCGTCGTGGCCGCCAGCGGTGCGCTGAAGACGATCGCAGTGTCGCTGCTGAAGATCGCGAACGACATTCGTTGGCTTGGCTCCGGCCCACGAGCCGGCATTGGTGAGCTCGATCTTCCGGCGGTTCAGCCGGGCTCGTCGATCATGCCGGGCAAAGTCAACCCGGTGATCGCCGAATCGGTCGCGATGGTCTGCGCTCAGGTGATTGGCAACGATGTCACGATCAACATCGCTGGGCAATCCGGCAACTTCGAGCTGAATGTCATGATGCCGGTGGCGTCCTACAACCTGTTGCAGTCGATCGAGCTGCTGGCGACCAGCTGCTCCAACTTCGCCGAGCAGTGCATTGACGGGCTGACTGCGACGACCCGCGGCCCGGAGATGGTCGAGAAGGGGCTGATGATCGGCACTGCGCTGGCTCCGATCGTTGGCTACGACGCAGCGGCGGCGATTGCGAAGGAGGCAGCGAAGTCCGGTCGGACAATCCGTGAGGTTGCCCAGGAGCAAACCGATCTCAGCGACGAAGAGCTCGATCGCGTGCTTGATCCGTCGCAGATGACTGAGCCAGGCACAACGCTCTCGGCGGGCGGCTGATCGTCAGGCTGCGCGTGCAATCCAACTACTGAATAATCCCGATGAGGTCCGCCTGACCGCTGTTCGGCGGACCTCTACATACTGGCCGCGCAACGTCCCGAAGGCGCGACCAAGCCGGGCGGCGCAGCAGAGCGGTGAGAAATCACCACTCCTCTAGCGCAACGGACGCACATCGTTGTGTGTCCGCCAAGGATTCTCCCGGCGCTAGTGCGCGAAAGAATCCTCCGCCCAACAGTACGGGATTTCAGCGCTGTCATGTATCGTAGAAAGTACGTATTTCGGAACGTGGGATTGTCAGATAAGCCCACGCTCAACGACGATGCGGGTTGCGGCAGCTCGCGACGAAACCTTGAGCTTCGCGTAGATCGACGAGAGGTGGGTGGTGACGGTTCGGCGGCTGACGTCGAGCGACGCTGCGATCTCGGCATCGGTCCGACCATCGGCCACCAGGTGCATCACCTCAATCTCGCGGCGAGTCAGCTGCGGAAGCGGCGTCGCCTCGCTTCGAATATGTGTGTGCTCGCTAAACGAAAGCCACGCAACTGAGCCGAGCGCGGTGAGGATGGTGACAGCGGACTCACGCGTTTGATTAGCCTGATCTGCCGAGAGTAGCCGCCGCTGAACTTCGCTGAGCAGCAGCAGACAGAGCCCTTCTTCCAGGCGGTTGTGGCAGCTGC
The genomic region above belongs to Thermomicrobiales bacterium and contains:
- the obgE gene encoding GTPase ObgE yields the protein MLVDRARIRVTAGNGGRGVVSFRREKFVPMGGPDGGDGGRGGNVVLRVDPQMATLLPFQYTSHFRAGHGQAGRHQNMYGKTGETVYVDVPAGTIVIDDETDEPIADLIEPDDELIIARGGKGGLGNAHFTTSTRQAPRISELGEPGEERWIRLELKLIADVGLVGFPNAGKSTLLAAASAAKPKIADYPFTTLEPNLGVVEVGGRRGDTFVLADIPGLIEGAAEGVGLGHEFLRHVERTRLLLHVIDGSGGMEDRDPIQDFDIIDQELRAYSDELGDKPRFLAINKIDLPDTQVLMPLLHEALDDRVERVFEISGVTGEGVKEMMFAIYERLRDIPKLADLVPPETRRVYTLETENEDLWEAERLSRHHYSVTGRKIERTLAMTDFASDDAADRFQRILEASGISAQLEALGVEPGDTVHIGDAELIWDQAAVEDDELDRERRTHRQRLEDSFEGEIVKSGHRRRQKGRTAQQRKR
- a CDS encoding YggT family protein, giving the protein MALIFDIAATFLQIMTYAIIGRALISWVDPQGTNPISRFLNELTEPIVGPIRSVVPRIGMIDISPIFAILLLQILRQMLVRMQIG
- the lysA gene encoding diaminopimelate decarboxylase, translated to MLWPTTATRDENGCLAIGGVLLDSLAETYGTPLYVFDVATIREQCRRYTQSFARAWDRPRVVYAGKAGLSHALLQIIAEEGLWLDVVSGGELAYALACGFPAERIHFHGNNKTPDELQLALESGIDTIVIDNFDEIAWLAELTSNRATPQAVLIRVNPGIDVHTHDYRKTGIPDSKFGLGIENGQAAEAVARITAIPGLKLNGFHAHVGSQIFEIDPFVDTVETLFAFGAQMRDEHGIEIEEMSPGGGLGIPYELEDPDSLVEEYTAAIGACARECVVQLGLPTPVLTIEPGRTIVGQAGVALYTVGSRKEVPGIRTYVSVDGGMADNIRPALYGAAYTAELVGAPNDGDLYPVTIAGKYCESGDILIERVDLPKLAPGDRLAIPAAGAYCLAMASNYNQAYRPSVVFVEHGESRLVQRRETVEDLLRRDVIGGPPPASA
- a CDS encoding class II fumarate hydratase; the protein is MAEETTSNTRVERDSLGELNVPAEAYYGVQTMRAHTNFPISDLRFPRRFIRALGEIKGAAAQVNNDLGLVDSHLADAIVAAAAEVADGKLDDEFILDIFQTGSGTSTNMNANEVIASRANEILGEQRNGITPVHKNDHVNAGQSSNDVIPTAIHLSALAAIVEDLVPALDRLHASLLAKSEELMPIVKTGRTHLQDATPIRLGQEFLGYAGQIERSKSRANVAISELREVALGGTAVGTGINTHAEFAQRVCTLITKQTGVEIVESTNHFQAQSTLDGVVAASGALKTIAVSLLKIANDIRWLGSGPRAGIGELDLPAVQPGSSIMPGKVNPVIAESVAMVCAQVIGNDVTINIAGQSGNFELNVMMPVASYNLLQSIELLATSCSNFAEQCIDGLTATTRGPEMVEKGLMIGTALAPIVGYDAAAAIAKEAAKSGRTIREVAQEQTDLSDEELDRVLDPSQMTEPGTTLSAGG
- a CDS encoding glycosyltransferase, translating into MAGTHVLLVTGEYPPTPGGVGDYTDNLRSALSQAGIGATAYAPASGGSPHVVEYGKWGWRAARRVGRVARHAGADVIHIQYQSGAFDMHPSTNMLPWMLRKSYPVITTFHDLRPPYLFPKASFIRRFTMLRMARTSSQVVVTNPFDAGTLTNAGIEVVEIPIGPNLPAPDTAATPDMNVVGFFGFPSRAKGIVELIEAIGLIDSRRRPNLLLIGDLGTPSPNNDLVALADIERLAGQNEVTINQTGYLSAQDASNALASVGAIALPFQRGASLRSGSLLAALQAGRPVIATAPPRAEALRDLGSLPQLLSIPRGDTGKLWDAIESALSSPFAAVPLPERFDWSVIASAHGDLYRSVIDQWERDRR
- a CDS encoding L,D-transpeptidase family protein; translated protein: MRGIVVSLVVFLIVTGALLYRTSAQGNDTAIATPTTPALVAIPTNTPATSAATPTARRSLSQTQVERLPSTATATTQIETEPTPEPTEAAPVQEIATVVQSDEPADDIIEADFEEADVVEDEVDESDESSDLHLAGAATADDALHSGIWADAIHTIDGGVMAMVLPESANVRSAPTTDAPVVTELLAGWPITLYGAEIGEMASGTDVWYRTWSGSYLSAATVGPFVAPTPDETYSGHWVDVDLTTNYAIAYVDSTPVYAAITITGKPGFETPTGTYTIFRRVESDTLDSSTTGIAAGDAESYLISDVPHVQYFADGGFALHANYWSDPWEYGYDRSHGCVNLMPEDAAWFWNFLSIGSAVSIHY
- a CDS encoding glycosyltransferase family 39 protein — protein: MTAIPRPDTGQRTRLQEAIAAHATLLHYLALSIIIAIGAWLRLTGLRRQSLWFDEVDVVVRAQRPFDQVIHTFVAAGENGPVYNLMLAIWIRVAGISEIAVRFPSAVAGVLTIPLLYILARRVAGNRAGLLAAGLLAISPYHLWYSQEAKMYTLVVLAAVASSLLLVEALARNRALWWIGYVLATTAMFYLHVATVLVFVGQSLYVVLNRRQWRGRERGWLLAAAALTLPYLPIAVWAMRVVGGGAPTWQPTVGIWDAISILSIKMAVNRSTTDVERWGAALYALLAISGVYVLWRRRQPQRWWLLVGLLVVVPIVGLWAVSLRQSVFSDRYAIVALPAYLILVAAAVAATLASRRGWVLGVLAVFALVTFAWQPIRDVNRTYSAVKEDWRSAYADIARRGEPGDVIIVHPGYILTTLDYYSQREPLLKQYPVATIPTFKVKWLTRDLMIQQIHDQVAGAQRIWFVQSTDRIPAEDPDDTLRSWLMSTGTVLYDHKVTGVRVTLFEMPEGW